From Streptomyces sp. HUAS MG91, the proteins below share one genomic window:
- a CDS encoding DNA polymerase III subunit gamma and tau — protein MSSLALYRRYRPESFAEVIGQEHVTDPLQQALRNNRVNHAYLFSGPRGCGKTTSARILARCLNCEQGPTPTPCGECQSCQDLARNGPGSIDVIEIDAASHGGVDDARDLREKAFFGPAGSRYKIYIIDEAHMVTSAGFNALLKVVEEPPEHLKFIFATTEPEKVIGTIRSRTHHYPFRLVPPGTLRDYLGEVCGKEDIPVADGVLPLVVRAGAGSVRDSMSVMDQLLAGAGEEGVTYAMATGLLGYTEASLLDSVIEAFATGDGAAAFEVVDRVIEGGNDPRRFVSDLLERLRDLVILAAVPDAAEKGLIDAPADVVERMQAQASTFGAAELSRAADLVNEGLTEMRGANAPRLQLELICARVLLPAAYDDERSVMARLDRIERGGVFTPGGQGPGPAMAYVPGPDAHAVPPAAQVPPGGGPAAARAAVRGGAPGEPQAPVQPPAPVQPPAPAPAQPEVQAQAPAPAPAPTPAPEAAQAPGAWPTAAPAGGGRRPGGWPTAAAAGTGQPPAPQQPAPASAPAPEPAAAPAPMAAAPAGGPDPRTLWPNILEAVKNKRRFTWMLISQNAQVTGFDGTTLQLGFVNAGARDRFASSGGEEVLKAALAEQFNVQWKIDAVVDASGGGAPAPAGGYGGGGGYGGGAGGGAGYGGGGGGGYAPAPPTPQPAAPQPAAPAPAPSQAPASSNPAPTPPPAPARRPVSVEDDTPEDDDPDLDENALSGHDLIVRELGATVLDEFANE, from the coding sequence GTGTCGTCTCTCGCGCTGTACCGCCGTTATCGCCCGGAGTCGTTCGCCGAGGTCATCGGGCAGGAGCATGTCACCGACCCGTTGCAGCAGGCGCTGCGGAACAACCGGGTCAATCACGCGTACCTGTTCTCAGGTCCGCGCGGCTGCGGCAAGACGACCAGCGCGCGCATCCTGGCCCGCTGTCTGAACTGCGAGCAGGGCCCCACCCCGACGCCGTGCGGCGAGTGCCAGAGCTGCCAGGACCTCGCGAGGAACGGGCCGGGGTCGATCGACGTCATCGAGATCGACGCGGCCTCGCACGGTGGTGTCGACGACGCTCGTGACCTGCGGGAGAAGGCGTTCTTCGGGCCGGCCGGCAGCCGGTACAAGATCTACATCATCGACGAGGCCCACATGGTCACGTCGGCGGGGTTCAACGCTCTGCTGAAGGTCGTCGAGGAGCCGCCGGAGCACCTCAAGTTCATCTTCGCGACGACGGAGCCCGAGAAGGTCATCGGGACGATCCGGTCGCGTACGCACCACTATCCGTTCCGGCTCGTGCCGCCGGGCACCCTGCGGGACTACCTCGGTGAGGTGTGCGGCAAGGAGGACATCCCCGTCGCGGACGGCGTGCTTCCGCTCGTCGTGCGGGCCGGTGCCGGTTCTGTGCGTGACTCGATGTCCGTCATGGACCAGCTCCTCGCCGGTGCCGGCGAGGAGGGTGTGACGTACGCCATGGCGACGGGCCTGCTCGGGTACACGGAGGCGTCGCTGCTCGACTCCGTCATCGAGGCCTTCGCCACGGGTGACGGCGCGGCCGCGTTCGAGGTCGTGGACCGGGTCATCGAGGGGGGCAACGACCCGCGCAGGTTCGTCTCCGACCTCCTTGAGCGGCTGCGCGACCTGGTGATCCTGGCCGCCGTGCCGGACGCCGCCGAGAAGGGGCTGATCGACGCCCCGGCCGATGTCGTGGAGCGGATGCAGGCGCAGGCGAGCACGTTCGGCGCCGCCGAGCTGAGCCGCGCGGCCGACCTGGTCAACGAGGGCCTGACCGAGATGCGCGGGGCCAACGCGCCGCGACTCCAGCTGGAGCTGATCTGCGCGCGCGTGCTGCTGCCCGCCGCGTACGACGACGAGCGCTCGGTCATGGCACGGCTCGACCGCATCGAACGCGGCGGCGTCTTCACCCCGGGCGGGCAGGGGCCCGGTCCGGCGATGGCGTACGTTCCCGGTCCCGATGCCCACGCCGTGCCTCCCGCCGCGCAGGTCCCGCCCGGCGGCGGCCCGGCGGCGGCCCGCGCGGCGGTGCGCGGCGGCGCCCCGGGTGAGCCCCAGGCTCCGGTTCAGCCCCCGGCACCGGTCCAGCCTCCGGCACCGGCGCCCGCCCAGCCCGAGGTCCAGGCGCAGGCCCCCGCACCCGCCCCGGCCCCAACCCCGGCTCCCGAGGCCGCGCAGGCCCCGGGAGCCTGGCCCACCGCGGCGCCCGCCGGAGGAGGCCGCAGGCCCGGTGGCTGGCCCACCGCGGCGGCCGCCGGCACCGGACAGCCGCCCGCGCCGCAGCAGCCCGCACCCGCATCCGCCCCCGCGCCGGAGCCCGCCGCGGCCCCCGCACCCATGGCGGCGGCGCCGGCCGGCGGCCCCGACCCGCGCACCCTCTGGCCGAACATCCTGGAGGCGGTCAAGAACAAGCGCCGCTTCACCTGGATGCTGATCAGCCAGAACGCCCAGGTGACCGGCTTCGACGGCACCACCTTGCAGCTCGGGTTCGTGAACGCGGGCGCGCGTGACCGTTTCGCGAGCAGCGGTGGCGAAGAGGTCCTGAAGGCGGCCCTGGCCGAGCAGTTCAACGTCCAGTGGAAGATCGACGCGGTCGTCGACGCCTCGGGCGGCGGCGCCCCCGCACCCGCCGGTGGCTATGGCGGCGGAGGCGGTTACGGCGGCGGTGCCGGTGGCGGCGCGGGTTACGGGGGCGGTGGCGGCGGTGGCTACGCCCCTGCCCCGCCGACCCCGCAGCCCGCCGCTCCCCAGCCGGCCGCACCGGCTCCGGCTCCGTCCCAGGCCCCGGCCTCGTCGAATCCCGCTCCGACGCCGCCCCCGGCACCGGCCCGTCGGCCCGTCTCGGTGGAGGACGACACCCCGGAGGACGACGACCCGGACCTGGACGAGAACGCCCTGTCGGGCCACGACCTGATCGTCCGCGAGCTGGGCGCGACGGTGCTGGACGAATTCGCCAACGAGTAG